One genomic region from Bubalus bubalis isolate 160015118507 breed Murrah chromosome 12, NDDB_SH_1, whole genome shotgun sequence encodes:
- the LHX3 gene encoding LIM/homeobox protein Lhx3 isoform X2 — MLLETDLEGDRDRPRAPATAGLCTFGGTREIPLCAGCDQHILDRFILKALDRHWHSKCLKCSDCHAPLAERCFSRGESVYCKDDFFKRFGTKCAACQLGIPPTQVVRRAQDFVYHLHCFACVVCKRQLATGDEFYLMEDSRLVCKADYETAKQREAEATAKRPRTTITAKQLETLKSAYNTSPKPARHVREQLSSETGLDMRVVQVWFQNRRAKEKRLKKDAGRQRWGQYFRNMKRARGGSKSDKDSVQEEGQDSDAEVSFTDEPAMADMGPTSGLYSSLGEPAPTLGRPSGAPGSFPLEHGGLAGPEQYRELRPSSPYGVPPSPAALQSLSGPQPLLSSLVYPDAGLGLVPTGAPGGPPPMRVLAGNGPSSDLSTGSSGGYPDFPASPASWLDEVDHAQF, encoded by the exons ATGCTCCTGGAAACGGATCTCGAGGGCGACCGAGATCGGCCCCGGGCCCCCGCAACCGCCGGCCTCTGCACCTTCGGCGGGACCAGGG AGATCCCGCTGTGTGCCGGCTGCGACCAGCACATCCTGGACCGCTTCATCCTCAAGGCTCTGGACCGCCACTGGCACAGCAAGTGCCTCAAGTGCAGCGACTGCCACGCGCCGCTGGCCGAGCGCTGCTTCAGCCGTGGGGAGAGCGTGTACTGCAAGGACGACTTCTTCAA GCGATTCGGGACCAAGTGTGCCGCGTGCCAGCTGGGCATCCCGCCCACGCAGGTGGTGCGCCGCGCCCAGGACTTCGTGTACCACCTGCACTGCTTCGCCTGTGTCGTGTGCAAGCGGCAGCTGGCCACGGGCGACGAGTTCTATCTCATGGAGGACAGCCGGCTCGTGTGCAAGGCAGACTACGAGACAGCCAAGCAGCGAG AGGCCGAGGCCACGGCCAAGAGGCCGCGCACGACTATCACAGCCAAGCAGCTGGAGACTCTGAAGAGCGCCTACAACACCTCGCCCAAGCCCGCGCGCCACGTGCGGGAGCAGCTCTCCTCCGAGACCGGCCTGGACATGCGCGTCGTGCAG gTGTGGTTCCAGAATCGCCGGGCCAAGGAAAAGAGGCTCAAGAAGGACGCGGGCCGGCAGCGCTGGGGCCAGTATTTCCGAAACATGAAGCGCGCCCGAGGCGGCTCTAAGTCGGACAAGGACAGCGtccaggaggaggggcaggacaGCGACGCGGAGGTCTCCTTCACTG atgAGCCAGCCATGGCCGACATGGGCCCCACCAGTGGCCTCTACAGCAGCCTGGGAGAGCCTGCCCCGACCTTGGGCCGGCCCTCGGGGGCCCCGGGCAGCTTCCCGCTGGAGCACGGAGGCCTGGCCGGCCCGGAGCAGTACAGAGAGCTACGGCCCAGCAGCCCCTACGGCGTCCCCCCGTCGCCTGCCGCCCTGCAGAGCCTctctggcccccagcccctcctctccaGCTTGGTATACCCCGATGCCGGCTTGGGGCTCGTGCCCACGGGAGCCCCAGGTGGGCCCCCACCCATGAGAGTGCTGGCAGGGAA
- the LHX3 gene encoding LIM/homeobox protein Lhx3 isoform X1: MEARGELVPGRESAGGDLLLALLARREDLRREIPLCAGCDQHILDRFILKALDRHWHSKCLKCSDCHAPLAERCFSRGESVYCKDDFFKRFGTKCAACQLGIPPTQVVRRAQDFVYHLHCFACVVCKRQLATGDEFYLMEDSRLVCKADYETAKQREAEATAKRPRTTITAKQLETLKSAYNTSPKPARHVREQLSSETGLDMRVVQVWFQNRRAKEKRLKKDAGRQRWGQYFRNMKRARGGSKSDKDSVQEEGQDSDAEVSFTDEPAMADMGPTSGLYSSLGEPAPTLGRPSGAPGSFPLEHGGLAGPEQYRELRPSSPYGVPPSPAALQSLSGPQPLLSSLVYPDAGLGLVPTGAPGGPPPMRVLAGNGPSSDLSTGSSGGYPDFPASPASWLDEVDHAQF, from the exons ATGGAGGCGCGCGGGGAGCTGGTCCCGGGCCGGGAGTCGGCGGGCGGCGACCTGCTGCTGGCGCTGCTGGCGCGGAGAGAAGACCTGCGCCGAG AGATCCCGCTGTGTGCCGGCTGCGACCAGCACATCCTGGACCGCTTCATCCTCAAGGCTCTGGACCGCCACTGGCACAGCAAGTGCCTCAAGTGCAGCGACTGCCACGCGCCGCTGGCCGAGCGCTGCTTCAGCCGTGGGGAGAGCGTGTACTGCAAGGACGACTTCTTCAA GCGATTCGGGACCAAGTGTGCCGCGTGCCAGCTGGGCATCCCGCCCACGCAGGTGGTGCGCCGCGCCCAGGACTTCGTGTACCACCTGCACTGCTTCGCCTGTGTCGTGTGCAAGCGGCAGCTGGCCACGGGCGACGAGTTCTATCTCATGGAGGACAGCCGGCTCGTGTGCAAGGCAGACTACGAGACAGCCAAGCAGCGAG AGGCCGAGGCCACGGCCAAGAGGCCGCGCACGACTATCACAGCCAAGCAGCTGGAGACTCTGAAGAGCGCCTACAACACCTCGCCCAAGCCCGCGCGCCACGTGCGGGAGCAGCTCTCCTCCGAGACCGGCCTGGACATGCGCGTCGTGCAG gTGTGGTTCCAGAATCGCCGGGCCAAGGAAAAGAGGCTCAAGAAGGACGCGGGCCGGCAGCGCTGGGGCCAGTATTTCCGAAACATGAAGCGCGCCCGAGGCGGCTCTAAGTCGGACAAGGACAGCGtccaggaggaggggcaggacaGCGACGCGGAGGTCTCCTTCACTG atgAGCCAGCCATGGCCGACATGGGCCCCACCAGTGGCCTCTACAGCAGCCTGGGAGAGCCTGCCCCGACCTTGGGCCGGCCCTCGGGGGCCCCGGGCAGCTTCCCGCTGGAGCACGGAGGCCTGGCCGGCCCGGAGCAGTACAGAGAGCTACGGCCCAGCAGCCCCTACGGCGTCCCCCCGTCGCCTGCCGCCCTGCAGAGCCTctctggcccccagcccctcctctccaGCTTGGTATACCCCGATGCCGGCTTGGGGCTCGTGCCCACGGGAGCCCCAGGTGGGCCCCCACCCATGAGAGTGCTGGCAGGGAA